The DNA segment CGTCGGCGGCCACCACGATCATCGCGGCGGGCACCGGGCCGATCCCGGCGAGCATGTTCGGCACGAACCGTTCATGCCCGGGCACATCGACGAACGCAACGGTCTCACCGTTGCCGAGCGTGGTCCAGGCGAACCCGAGGTCGATGGTCATCCCACGGCGGCGCTCCTCGGCCCAGCGATCGGGTTCCATCCCGCTCAGCGCCCGGACCAGCGTCGACTTCCCGTGATCGACGTGCCCGGCGGTGGCTACGACGTACACCTCAATCGCCCGCCACCGACCGCACCGCCTCAGCCACCGCGTGGTCCTGATCCGGCGGAACGCAACGCAGGTCGAGCAGCAGCTGCCCCCGCTCGACGCGGCCGACGATCGGCGGATGCCCCTCACGGAGCGGCTGCGCGAACCCGGCGGGCAGCGCCAGCGCCCAGGAGGCCAGCTCCAGCTCGGGCGCTCCTCCCCCACCGACGACGGCGACCGACGCGACCACGTCTCCCGCACCCACGCGACCGTGCAGTTCTTCGGTACGTCTCCGCAGCTCGTCGACGTCGTACCGAAGCGCCTGCCAGGTAGGCGTCACCGGCCCGGCGAGCGTCGCATGAAGTGCCGCCAGAGTCAGCTTGTCCACCCGCAGCGCCCGAGCAAGCGGATGCCGGCGAAGCCGCTCGATCAGCGCGGCGTCCCCGAGCAGCAGCCCCGCCTGCGGCCCGCCGAGAAGCTTGTCCGCACTCGCGACGACCAGATCAGCGCCGTCCCGGAGGACGCTCTCCGCATCAGGTTCATCCGGCAACAGCGGATCAGGCCGCAACAACCCCGACCCGATGTCAGCAACGATCGGCACCCCTAGACCCGCTGCTCCCACTCCCAGCCCCACTGCTCCCGGCCCCGCAGCTCCCGGCCCCGCAGCCCTCAGACCCGCAGCTCCCGGCCCCGCAGCTCCCGGCCCCGCAGCTCCCGGCCCCGCAGCTCCCCCACCCGACATTTCCGAAATTTCGACTGATTTCGTGAAGCCCCTGATCGTGAAGTTCGACGGATGGACCTTCAGGATGAAGCCCGTCTCCGGCCCGACAGCGCTCCGATAGTCGTCGACAGACGTCCGATTAGTGGTGCCGACCTCCCGCAACCGCGCCCCAGTCGACGCGAGGAGATCAGGCAGCCGGAACCCGTCCCCGATCTCCACCATCTCCCCGCGACTGATCACGATCTCGCGCCCGGCAGCGAGTGCCGTAGCAACGAGCACCAAAGCCGCAGCCCCGTTGTTCACGACGTGGACGCCCTGCGCCTCGGGCACCGCAGCGGCCAGAGCGGCCAGAGCGTCCCGCCCTCGCCGAGCCCGTTTCCCGGTGCGCAGGTCGAGCTCGACATCGGTGGTGCCGGCGGCTTCCACGACGGCGTCCACGGCAGCGGCCGACAGCGCGGCCCGTCCGAGATTCGTATGCAGCACGACACCGGTGGCGTTGAGCACCGCCCGCATCCCCAGCGGGAGTCCGGCAACGGCAGCGTCAGCGACCTGACCGGGATCGATCACTCCTTCGCGCGCTTTGCGCTGCGCGTCGGCGACCGCGGCCTTGACGGCGGGTCGCCCCAGTCGCGCGGCGGCGGCTTCGAGGCGAGGATCGGACAACACCACGTCCGTACGAGGAATGAGCCGCCGCGGATCCATACCCATCCCTTCCGGCAGTGCAGTGGCGGAGGCGGACGGGAATCGAACCCGCCTGACCCGGATCCCGGATCACGTCGGTGTTGAAGACCGCGAGGAGCACCAGCAACCTGAACGCCTCCGCCGCCCACCGTATCCGCATCCCCCACAAACCGCCCGCCACCACAGCAACGGAACACAGCCGGCGGCGAGAACCTGTGAAACAGTGCGAAGGTGACGATCCGGCTGACCCAGTACGCCCACGGCGGCGGCTGCGCGTGCAAGATCCCGCCCGGCGAGCTGGAGACGGTGGTCGCCGGTCTGGTGGGCGGCGCGAGACCGCAGGGCCCGGGCGAGCTGCTGGTGGGCCTCGACGACGGCGACGACGCGGCGGTGGTCCGGATCGCGGCGGGCACCGCGGTGGTCGCGACCGCTGACTTCTTCACCCCGGTGGTGGACGACGCGTACGACTGGGGAAGGATCGCCGCCGCGAACGCCCTCTCCGACGTCTACGCCATGGGTGCCACTCCCGTCGTAGCCGTCAACCTGCTGGGCTGGCCCCGGGAGAGACTGCCGATGGAGCTGGCCGCCGAGGTCCTGCGGGGCGGCCTGGACGTGGCCCGCGAGGCCGGCTGTCACGTGGCCGGTGGTCACAGTGTCGACGACCCGGAGCCGAAGTACGGCATGGCGGTCACCGGCGTGGCCGACCCGGATCGGATCATGCGCAATGACGCCGGCCGGCCCGGGACACCGCTGACCTTGACGAAACCG comes from the Actinoplanes sp. OR16 genome and includes:
- a CDS encoding L-seryl-tRNA(Sec) selenium transferase, giving the protein MGMDPRRLIPRTDVVLSDPRLEAAAARLGRPAVKAAVADAQRKAREGVIDPGQVADAAVAGLPLGMRAVLNATGVVLHTNLGRAALSAAAVDAVVEAAGTTDVELDLRTGKRARRGRDALAALAAAVPEAQGVHVVNNGAAALVLVATALAAGREIVISRGEMVEIGDGFRLPDLLASTGARLREVGTTNRTSVDDYRSAVGPETGFILKVHPSNFTIRGFTKSVEISEMSGGGAAGPGAAGPGAAGPGAAGLRAAGPGAAGPGAVGLGVGAAGLGVPIVADIGSGLLRPDPLLPDEPDAESVLRDGADLVVASADKLLGGPQAGLLLGDAALIERLRRHPLARALRVDKLTLAALHATLAGPVTPTWQALRYDVDELRRRTEELHGRVGAGDVVASVAVVGGGGAPELELASWALALPAGFAQPLREGHPPIVGRVERGQLLLDLRCVPPDQDHAVAEAVRSVAGD
- the selD gene encoding selenide, water dikinase SelD, whose protein sequence is MTIRLTQYAHGGGCACKIPPGELETVVAGLVGGARPQGPGELLVGLDDGDDAAVVRIAAGTAVVATADFFTPVVDDAYDWGRIAAANALSDVYAMGATPVVAVNLLGWPRERLPMELAAEVLRGGLDVAREAGCHVAGGHSVDDPEPKYGMAVTGVADPDRIMRNDAGRPGTPLTLTKPLGVGVLNSRHKQTGEVFPQAIEAMTRLNREASEEALKAGAGCATDVTGFGLLGHLHKLARASGVTARIDASAVPYLDGAREALGDGFVSGGTRRNLDWVRPHLDRAGISEDELLLLADAQTSGGLLVAGEVPGYPVIGELLPARDGVTVTVRP